A section of the Phaseolus vulgaris cultivar G19833 chromosome 8, P. vulgaris v2.0, whole genome shotgun sequence genome encodes:
- the LOC137824183 gene encoding proteasome subunit alpha type-4-like, translated as MSRRYDSRTTIFSPEGRLYQVEYAMEAIGNAGTAIGILSKDGVVLVGEKKVTSKLLQTSTSTEKMYKIDDHVACAVAGIMSDANILINTARVQAQRYALAYQEPMPVEQLVQSLCDTKQGYTQFGGLRPFGVSFLFAGWDKNFGFQLYTSDPSGNYGGWKAAAIGANNQAAQSILKQDYKDDITREEAVQLALKVLSKTMDSTSLTSEKLELAEVLLSPSGKVKYQVCSSENLTKLLVKFGVTQPATETA; from the coding sequence ATGTCTCGAAGATATGATAGTCGGACAACAATCTTCTCCCCAGAAGGACGTCTTTACCAAGTGGAGTATGCAATGGAGGCAATTGGGAATGCTGGTACTGCAATAGGGATATTGTCCAAAGATGGGGTTGTTCTTGTTGGTGAAAAGAAAGTCACATCCAAGCTGCTGCAAACCTCAACTTCCACTGAGAAAATGTACAAGATTGATGATCACGTTGCATGTGCCGTTGCTGGAATTATGTCTGATGCCAACATCCTAATCAATACTGCTAGGGTCCAGGCACAACGTTATGCCTTAGCTTACCAAGAGCCAATGCCTGTTGAGCAGCTGGTTCAATCTCTCTGTGATACTAAGCAAGGTTACACACAATTCGGTGGTCTCAGGCCATTTGGAGTATCTTTCCTCTTTGCAGGTTGGGACAAGAATTTTGGCTTTCAGCTTTACACTAGTGACCCCAGTGGAAATTATGGTGGTTGGAAGGCTGCAGCTATTGGTGCCAACAACCAGGCTGCCCAGTCAATTCTGAAACAGGACTACAAGGATGATATCACAAGGGAAGAAGCAGTTCAGCTTGCACTGAAGGTACTGAGTAAAACTATGGACAGCACAAGTCTTACCTCTGAAAAGCTTGAACTTGCAGAGGTTTTACTCTCACCCTCTGGAAAAGTCAAGTATCAAGTTTGCTCCTCCGAAAACCTAACTAAGCTGTTGGTGAAGTTTGGGGTGACCCAACCGGCAACAGAAACTGCTTAG
- the LOC137826784 gene encoding protein trichome birefringence-like 34: MKMEQKMVAGSSWGVRNTFHSLVAILTTLLVLTTIYARHGRERLSPTINASSNSSLSSSSSSSSKCDLFSGKWVFDNESYPLYKEQQCSFMSDQLACEKFGRKDLSYQNYRWQPHHCDLPRLNATALLERLRNKRLVFVGDSLIRGQWVSMVCLVDSILPKTLKSMHSTANASLNIFKAKEYNASIEHYWSPLLVESNSDDPVNHRVVERTVRVKAIEKHAKYWTDADFLVFNTYLWWRRPIMNVLWGSFGDPDGVYKGVEMLRVYEMALRTWSDWLEVHVNRKKTQLFFVSMSPTHERAEEWGSAKGNNCFSETDMIAEEGYWGKGSDPKMMRVVENVVDDLKARGLNVQILNITQLSEYRKEGHPSIYRKQWNSLTQEQIANPNSYSDCIHWCLPGVPDVWNELLYAYIFYQ; the protein is encoded by the exons ATGAAAATGGAGCAGAAAATGGTTGCAGGGAGTTCTTGGGGAGTTAGAAACACCTTTCATTCTCTTGTAGCCATCTTAACCACTCTTCTAGTTCTCACTACCATTTATGCAAGACATGGTAGAGAACGTTTATCTCCAACGATAAATGCCTCTAGTAATTCCTCCTTATCATCATCATCGTCATCATCATCAAAGTGTGACTTGTTCTCTGGTAAGTGGGTTTTTGATAACGAATCTTATCCGTTGTACAAAGAGCAGCAATGCAGCTTCATGTCAGATCAATTGGCTTGTGAGAAGTTCGGAAGGAAAGACCTGAGTTACCAAAATTATAGGTGGCAGCCACACCACTGTGACCTTCCCAG GTTGAATGCCACAGCATTGCTTGAAAGGCTAAGGAACAAGAGGCTTGTGTTTGTGGGAGATTCACTCATTAGAGGCCAATGGGTTTCCATGGTCTGCCTTGTTGACTCCATACTTCCCAAAACCCTCAAATCCATGCATTCCACTGCCAATGCTTCACTAAACATTTTCAAGGCCAAA GAATACAATGCGAGTATTGAGCATTATTGGTCCCCACTACTAGTAGAATCAAACTCAGATGATCCAGTAAACCATAGGGTGGTAGAACGCACAGTAAGAGTGAAGGCAATAGAAAAACATGCTAAGTATTGGACTGATGCAGACTTTCTGGTTTTCAATACATATCTGTGGTGGAGAAGGCCAATCATGAATGTTCT GTGGGGATCATTTGGAGACCCAGATGGTGTATACAAAGGTGTTGAAATGCTGAGAGTCTATGAAATGGCCCTGAGAACCTGGTCCGATTGGTTGGAAGTCCATGTCAATCGTAAGAAGACCCAACTGTTTTTCGTTAGCATGTCACCCACTCATGAAAG GGCTGAGGAATGGGGATCTGCAAAGGGTAACAATTGTTTCAGTGAGACAGATATGATTGCAGAAGAAGGGTATTGGGGCAAGGGATCTGACCCTAAAATGATGCGTGTGGTGGAGAATGTGGTTGATGATTTGAAAGCAAGAGGTTTGAATGTTCAAATTCTTAACATCACACAACTTTCAGAATACAGAAAAGAAGGACACCCTTCTATCTACAGGAAGCAGTGGAATTCTCTAACTCAAGAACAGATTGCAAACCCTAATAGTTATTCAGATTGCATACATTGGTGTCTCCCTGGAGTGCCTGATGTGTGGAATGAGCTCCTTTATGCCTATATTTTCTACCAATAA